A single genomic interval of Peribacillus sp. FSL H8-0477 harbors:
- a CDS encoding YpbF family protein, giving the protein MESAIILLDNLTDQTTKQMLHNVVMRKRKFEALEKKYLQWVWAALTATLMLLFDVYFYIAVPYSYSFAKMFTVFVEGFGHFILLGLALGANGYMVLMKKKMDKAEKEYQGLRTEIISKSNILWEQEESWKSRHKVFEMMKKKFDINLYHENK; this is encoded by the coding sequence ATGGAATCGGCAATTATTTTATTAGATAATTTGACAGATCAGACAACCAAACAGATGCTGCATAATGTTGTAATGAGAAAAAGAAAATTTGAGGCATTAGAGAAAAAATATTTACAATGGGTTTGGGCTGCATTGACGGCAACACTTATGCTTCTTTTTGATGTTTACTTTTATATTGCTGTTCCATATTCTTATTCATTTGCAAAAATGTTTACGGTTTTTGTGGAAGGATTCGGCCACTTTATTTTGTTAGGACTGGCATTGGGCGCAAATGGATATATGGTTTTAATGAAAAAGAAAATGGATAAAGCAGAAAAAGAATATCAGGGACTTCGAACTGAAATTATTAGTAAAAGCAATATATTGTGGGAACAGGAAGAAAGTTGGAAAAGCCGTCACAAAGTGTTCGAAATGATGAAGAAAAAATTCGACATAAACCTTTACCATGAAAATAAGTAA